From the Geitlerinema sp. PCC 9228 genome, one window contains:
- a CDS encoding serine/threonine-protein kinase, protein MSLVINDRYQLIRPLRPLDARHPTELWQVTDGEQQLVMKLLKDANPKRIEAFEREAFVLQRLSHPGIPKVDADGYFSIDAQAVLSGENHGNRNLSGKLFQHQESLPALVMEWVEGDTLESWLQKYGPISQKTAINWLQQLAEILRYLHSSGFFHRDIKPENIICRPDGKLMLIDFGSVREMDAVYLAKISWGEEIAEISGITAIVSAGYTPPEQVQGKAVPQSDFFALGRTLVRLLAGQHPAQMPQDTDTGRLLWREQVPELSAALGDLLDEMMAPSPGQRPQTAQAICDRLQSKNWWVPPKSSWLPILNPFPKLSAFIFALLLGTGTFISFFEGRPWLFQYTYNRGVNELQEAQSLPLSSEQRQPQVENARWWLQKALWLRYEPAKAHYSLGQACLEVQDFACAAQQFRQATSDPKIAVLALNNLGYVSIKQKKYQQAEEYLSRAWQLLNPSAQAIPDQSPNQDSQPSNINQLLRYTINKNYGWALLEQGDLQRAAERLRAATTAASDRAAGHCLLAQVKERQGENAIDLWQQCYLFASPLESIEEKEWLQQARQKLDNAGHLL, encoded by the coding sequence ATGTCTTTGGTTATCAACGATCGCTACCAATTAATTCGCCCCTTACGACCTTTAGATGCGCGACATCCAACGGAACTTTGGCAAGTGACCGACGGCGAACAACAGTTGGTCATGAAATTGCTCAAAGATGCCAATCCCAAGCGCATAGAAGCCTTTGAACGAGAGGCGTTTGTGCTGCAGCGTCTGTCTCACCCCGGCATTCCCAAAGTGGACGCTGACGGATATTTTTCTATAGACGCGCAGGCTGTGCTATCTGGGGAGAACCATGGCAATCGAAACCTCTCTGGAAAACTATTCCAGCATCAAGAATCCTTACCTGCCTTGGTCATGGAATGGGTGGAGGGGGACACACTAGAATCGTGGCTGCAAAAATACGGTCCCATTTCCCAGAAAACAGCCATTAACTGGTTGCAACAGCTGGCAGAAATTCTGAGATATCTCCATAGCAGCGGCTTTTTCCATCGGGATATCAAACCTGAAAATATCATATGCCGCCCGGATGGAAAATTAATGTTAATTGATTTTGGTTCCGTCCGAGAAATGGATGCCGTTTATCTGGCCAAAATCAGTTGGGGCGAAGAGATTGCCGAAATTTCCGGCATTACCGCCATCGTTTCGGCTGGCTATACACCGCCAGAACAAGTTCAGGGCAAAGCTGTTCCCCAATCCGACTTCTTTGCTTTGGGACGCACCTTGGTTCGCTTGCTTGCCGGGCAGCATCCCGCTCAAATGCCGCAAGATACAGATACCGGAAGGCTCCTGTGGCGAGAACAGGTACCGGAACTGTCGGCGGCTTTGGGAGATTTGCTCGATGAAATGATGGCACCTTCTCCCGGACAGCGACCGCAAACCGCACAAGCCATCTGCGATCGCTTGCAATCGAAAAATTGGTGGGTACCACCGAAATCCAGTTGGTTGCCAATTCTCAATCCCTTCCCCAAACTTTCCGCTTTCATATTTGCCCTACTTTTGGGAACCGGTACATTTATAAGCTTTTTTGAAGGGCGGCCTTGGCTGTTTCAATACACCTACAACCGCGGTGTTAACGAACTTCAGGAAGCCCAGAGCCTTCCCCTATCTTCCGAACAACGCCAACCCCAAGTTGAAAATGCCCGCTGGTGGTTGCAAAAAGCCCTATGGCTGCGCTACGAACCAGCCAAAGCCCATTATTCTCTGGGACAAGCCTGTTTGGAAGTCCAAGACTTTGCTTGCGCTGCCCAACAATTTCGCCAAGCAACCAGCGACCCAAAAATAGCCGTTTTGGCTTTAAATAACTTAGGATACGTTTCCATCAAGCAAAAAAAATACCAACAGGCAGAAGAATATTTATCCCGTGCCTGGCAGCTGCTCAATCCCAGTGCCCAAGCAATTCCCGACCAAAGTCCCAACCAAGATAGCCAACCATCCAACATCAACCAGTTGCTCCGGTATACTATTAACAAGAATTACGGTTGGGCTTTGTTAGAGCAGGGAGATCTCCAAAGAGCAGCAGAAAGATTGCGCGCAGCCACAACGGCAGCCTCCGATCGCGCCGCCGGCCACTGTTTGCTAGCACAGGTGAAAGAACGTCAGGGAGAAAATGCCATCGATCTTTGGCAGCAGTGCTATCTTTTTGCTTCTCCTTTGGAGTCCATTGAAGAAAAAGAATGGCTGCAACAAGCCCGGCAAAAGCTAGACAATGCAGGACATTTGTTATGA
- a CDS encoding heme oxygenase (biliverdin-producing), with product MSTNLAQQLREGTKHSHTAAENTAFMKCFLKGVVEWEPFRKLTADLYYVYSTLEAEIQRHQNHPVVGPMYFPELNRTQKLEEDLAFYYGENWRDEIAASPAGKVYVNRILEVSKENPALLVAHSYTRYMGDLSGGQSLRNITRSALNLPPDRGTGLHEFDEIPTVEARRAFKARYRDTLNSLPVDDETAQKIVDEANYAFALNRNVFHELEDDVRAAVGEHAFDLLIRQDKPGSTERSGNPIEEMAGVE from the coding sequence ATGAGTACAAATTTAGCACAACAACTACGAGAAGGAACCAAACATTCCCATACCGCAGCCGAAAATACGGCTTTCATGAAATGCTTCCTCAAAGGCGTTGTAGAATGGGAGCCTTTCCGCAAGCTAACTGCCGATTTGTATTATGTTTACAGTACGCTAGAGGCAGAAATCCAGCGCCATCAAAACCATCCGGTGGTGGGTCCTATGTATTTCCCTGAATTGAACCGAACCCAAAAGCTGGAAGAGGATTTGGCTTTCTACTATGGCGAAAACTGGCGCGATGAAATTGCGGCTTCGCCGGCAGGGAAGGTCTACGTGAACCGCATTTTGGAAGTTTCTAAGGAAAATCCGGCGTTGTTGGTTGCCCATTCCTATACTCGCTATATGGGGGATTTGTCTGGCGGACAAAGTTTGCGCAACATTACCCGTTCGGCGCTGAATTTACCTCCCGATCGGGGCACCGGGTTGCACGAGTTTGATGAAATTCCCACGGTGGAAGCCCGTCGGGCGTTTAAAGCTCGCTATCGAGATACCCTGAACAGCTTGCCTGTGGATGACGAAACGGCGCAGAAAATTGTAGACGAGGCTAATTATGCTTTTGCCCTCAACCGCAATGTTTTCCACGAACTGGAAGACGATGTCAGGGCGGCTGTGGGCGAACATGCTTTCGATTTGCTTATTCGTCAAGATAAACCCGGCAGTACCGAACGTTCTGGCAATCCCATCGAAGAAATGGCAGGGGTGGAATAA